The Pseudomonadota bacterium sequence AAGTTCGATCGATCGTTCCGTGGAAGACTACATCGAGCTCGACCCGGACTTCGACCCGTTCGAGAACCTCGTTCAGGGCGATTTGCGGCTGGAAGAAGGCTCGCTCCCGGTCGATCGCTGCGCCCTGGCGCCGGAGCTTCAGCTGCAACACTTAGTAGACCTATCAAGCCAACCCCGACCGGTGGACAGTGGCCTCGGCGATCCGTTGCGAGTCTACGATGCTGGGGCTTATGAAAACCCAGTCGGGACTATCGTTCTTAGCAACGCGTCGGTCGACCTCCAGCAACCGGCACCCGCCACACTTTCAACCGAGGGAACGGAACTGCGGCTGATTGTCGATAACGTGGGACGAACCAATCAGGTCGATTCCTTGACCGTGAGCGGTGCCGACTCGTTTACTGACCTGGAATTCCTTGGGGTGGCAAGCGGCACAACCTCTCTCTGGTCTTGCACCAATCAAAATCAGCACGACCTGCTGTGCAACCTGAATCTCCAGCTCTTTTCGGGCAACCGGCACGTGCTGAGATTTCTCGCTCGACCCAGCCCTGAGTCTGAGGAGGCCGAGATCACCGTCACCTTAACGACGCGGCAACCTGAGGTCACGCAAGACGACAATCACCTTGACGCCATTTTCGCCGTTACGAACGACAGCTTGCCGCCACCAGATCCTGAGATCTTTCGCGACAGCTTCGAATAGACCACTAACCCGGGCCACCAACCATCGGTGGCCCGGCACCCATTGTGACCCGGCTCCCGCTGAGCCCCGTCTGCGAGTCACATAAGCCTGCTATAGTTTTCTCATGGTTGCGTCGGGCCCAGATATCACCGCCCTGTTATCCCGCTACGGCGATGGCGACTCCGCTGCGCTGAGTGAGCTTATGCCGCTGGTCTACGGTGAGCTGAAGAAAATAGCCAGCCGCCAGCTGCGCGGCATGGGCGGGAACGGCCTGAACACCACCGGCCTGGTGAATGATCTATACATCAAGATCGCTTCACAGGATCCCCGAGCGGTGAACAACCGCGGCCATTTTTATGCGCTGGCTGCGCGCGCCATGCGCAACCTCCTGGTTGATCATTTGCGTGCCCGCAGCGCCGCGAAACGCAACGACGGCGAGGCCCCTTTGCCGCTCGACGAGGAGCTGGCCGGCACACCCGATCTTGCAGCCTTCTGGCTCAATGTCGACGGCGCCCTAACCGAACTCAGCGAGAGAGATCCGCGGCTGGTCAAACTGCTGGAGTGCCGGGTATTTGGCGGCTACAGCTTTCAGGAAACCGCCGACGTCCTGGAGGTTTCCGTCCGAACCGTTGAACGAGACTGGATGCGAGCGAAGGCATGGCTGCGTGCGCGGCTGGATCGGGGCGAAGCCTGAAACGTCGGTCGTGGCGGAATTGCGGCCGTAATTCGATAACTACTGTAG is a genomic window containing:
- a CDS encoding ECF-type sigma factor — its product is MVASGPDITALLSRYGDGDSAALSELMPLVYGELKKIASRQLRGMGGNGLNTTGLVNDLYIKIASQDPRAVNNRGHFYALAARAMRNLLVDHLRARSAAKRNDGEAPLPLDEELAGTPDLAAFWLNVDGALTELSERDPRLVKLLECRVFGGYSFQETADVLEVSVRTVERDWMRAKAWLRARLDRGEA